The DNA window AGACCGCAACGGGAAAACTTGTGTCTTTACTAGAAATGTGGATCCCATTGAGCGGTttttctctttcatctctccatccatccctccatctatccatccttccatctctccatccctccatctatctatccttCCAGCTGAGCAGAATCACCGACAGAAACTCTTCTAGAAGGGAGAGaagctttgtgtgtgtttgcctccTCATACCCCTCTACTGTAGCCAAATAGGCAATGGTGAAACAACCCCCGCTGTTCTCGTCACTGTTCTGCTCCTGACAGTTCCAAGAACTGCTCTAAAACGGGTCACATGCTAGGAACATTCCACCTACATTCCTACATTCCTAAAATTGCACGCATGGACTCTACTCAATCTACCCCACCACAGGTCCCCTTATGTGATCCCCAAAGCCATCGCACTGTTCCTAGTGACAGAATTAGGACAGCCACTGCATAGCGGGGAATTAAAGATGAAAAGGAGAAGTAGACAGAGGAATAAGTAAAGAAATGTATGACACACAAAAGGAATGAGTAAAACCAGATGACAGGAGAAGATGCTTCTTACTAGGCTCCTGGGGAGGAGTAGTTTTAACCtgtgttctttctttctttgtctgtctgtctgtgtctgtctgtctgtctgtctgtctgtctgtctgtctgtctgtctgtctgtctgtctgtctgtctctgtgtctctgtgtctctctgtctgtctgtctatctgtctgtctgtctgtctgtctgtctgtctgtctgtctgtctgtctgtctgtctgtctgtctgtctgtctgtctgtctgtctgtctgtctgtctgtctgtctgtctgtctgtctgtctgtctgtctgtctgtctgtctgtctgtctgtctgtctgtctgtctgtctgtctgtctgtctctgtgtctctgtgtctctgtgtctctgtgtctctctgtctctctgtgtctctgtgtctctctgtctctctgtgtctctgtgtctctgtctctctctgtgtctctgtctctctgtgtctctgtctctctgtgtctctgtctctctgtgtctctgtctctctgtgtctctgtgtctctctgtctctctgtctctctgtctctctgtgtctctgtgtctctgtctctgtctctctctgtgtctctgtctctctgtgtctctgtctctctgtgtctctgtctctctgtgtctctgtctctctgtgtctctgtgtctctctgtctctctgtgtctctgtgtctctgtctctgtctctgtctctctctctgtctctctctctgtctctctctctctgtcgctctctgtctgtctgtctgtctgttactggtctctctctccttctctctcactctctctctctctctctctctgctcctctctctcacacactctctcttctcactgctctctctttctcaccaagtttcaccacgtctctctctctgtctctctctctgtctctgtctctctgtctgtctgtctgtctgtctgtctgtctgtctgtctgtctgtctgtctgtctgtctgtctgtctgtctgtctgtctgtctgtctgtctgtctgtctgtctctctgtctgtctgtctgtctgtctgtctgtctgtctgtctgtctgtctgtctgtctgtctgtctgtctgtctgtctgtctgtctgtcggtgtgtctgtctgtctgtctgtctctctgtctctctctctgtctgtctgtctgtctgtctgtctgtctgtctgtctgtctgtctgtctgtctgtctgtctgtctgtctgtctgtctgtctgtctgtctgtctgtctgtctgtctgtctgtctgtctgtctgtctgtctgtctgtctgtctgtctgtgtgtctgtctgtctctctctctctctgtctctctgtctctctctctctctctctctctctctctctgtctgtctgtctgtctgtcggtgtgtctgtctgtcggtgtgtctgtctgtccctctatctctctctctctctctgtctgtttgtcggtgtgtctgtctctctctctcatccaacaTGTGTACGCCTCCTATCCCAAAGGGAACATCAAACAGCAGCGTCAGAATGGGGAAGCATCGTTCTCCGGTAGACGGACAGCCCCTTCTAATGTCTGCTGTTGGGAAGGTGAGGGAACACCAGGGGGGCGTGTTTGTGCACACAAAATTACCCAGCGTGCCCCTGTTAATCATTCAGCCAAACCGTCAACCCTGCAAGCGAGCCGTGGTGGTGCCGCGACAGCGGGATGAGCCACTAGACCAGTGTTTAATGTCTGGCAGTTTAGTACAGAGAAGAAAAGTCAAGCTTTTGAGTCTTCTCTACATGATACTGCATGTTCCATCGACTTAtgtctttcccttctctctctctctctctctctctctctctctctctctctctctctcactcacactctctctctctctctctctctctcacacgctctctctttctcactcacacactctctctctttctctctcacacgctctctctttctcactcacacactctctcactctctcactctctctctctctctctcacacgctctctctttctcactcacacactctctctttctcactcacacactctctcgctctctcactctctctctctctctctcacacgctctctctttctcactcacacactctctcgctctctcactgtctctctttctcactcacacactctctctttctcactcacacactctctcgctctctcactctctctctttctcactcacacgctctctctttctcactcacacgctctctctttctcactcacacactctctctttctcactcacacgctctctctttctcactcacacactctctcgctctcacacactctctctttctcacacactctctcgctctctttctcactcacacactctctcgctctcacacactctctctttctcactcacacactctctcgctctctttctcactctcactcactctctctctcactcactctctctctttctcactcaaacactctcttgctctctcactctttctctttctctctccatctctctctcttactcagcTCTATCTCatattcctctccctcccttcctctctgtgtaGATCAGTGCTTTCCACCACTATACGGTGAGAGTATTTGTCATAACTGTCACACTATAAGATATATGGGCTTATCTTGAAATTTAACACATCTATCCAAAACTCAATGCACTCAATTCAAACTCTATCAAACGAGGAGTAGCTGTTGTTGTAAAAAATGAAACACAAAAAATGTGTCTCTTTATAGTGAACTTATTTTTAAAAAGGGCCagcccatagggctttggttaataaaagtagtgcactatatagggaatagggggccatttgggttTCCCTTAGACCTTCAGTGGTTGATGGGCTTTGGCTGTTAATCAGCAGTTATCTGGTGCTAAAATATCATCTTTATAACACGGACAAATCTGGGCGTTCAGCAGCCGTCCAGCCCCTGCACTTCCTGCCAAAACACTCCTCCAACACCTTCTGCGGTTTATTACTGAAGAGCactcacatagacacacacacacacacacacacacacacacatacacacaccattgtttcccaaactcagtcctggggttCCCCTGGGTGCAGATGAATACAGCTTGATGACTgttattttaatcagctgtgtggtGCTGGACAAAACACGAAATGTGCACTCATGGAGGACCCcgggaccaagtttgggaaacactggtgtaAACATACACGCACCAATGTCCGCATGCAAACTCACATACCCACGTACACACATCCCTCACCACCAACCAACATACACACCatacatccctccatcctcactcCAAACCCAATCTATCTGCAGCAGCCCAATACTGTCataaaggagagaggaaaacgtgggtgtgcgtgtgtgtgtgtgtgtgtgcgcgtgtgtgcgtgtgtgcgtgtgcgtgtgtgcgtgtgtgcgtgcttgcgtgcttgcgtgtgtgtgtgtgtgtgtgtgcgtgtgtgtgtgtgtgtgtgtgtgtgtgtgtgtgtgcgtgtgcgtgcgtgtgtgcgcgtgcgtgtgtgtgtgtgtgtgtgtgtgtgtgtgtagtgcctgTGTATGTAGTAAAGCAGGCGCTCCACCTCCATTGCTAATCCATGCTGACATGTCTTGTCTCTAACAGTATGATTAATGTGAAGCTCAGACCGCGACCGGCGGGACGCATTTAATGTCATCCGGCTACAATATCACCATCCCCCACCCTCACCCACCCTCAGCCACCCTCACCCACCATCCCCCAGCCACCCTCACCCACCATCCCCCACCCTCAGCCACCATCACCCACCATCCCCCACCCTCAGCCACCATCCCCACCTCGCCCACCCTCACCCACCCTCAGCCACCCTCAGCCACCTACCCTCACCCACCCTCACCCACCCACAGCCACCCTCAGCCACCCTCAGCCACCATCCCCCACCCTCATCCACCATCACCCACCATCTCCACCCTCAGCCACCATCACCCACCCTCAGCCACCCTCAGCCACCCTCACCCACCTACCCTCACCCACCCTCACCCACCCACAGCCACCCTCAGCCACCCTCAGCCACCATCCCCCACCCTCATCCACCATCACCCACCATCTCCACCCTCAGCCACCATCACCCACCCTCAGCCACCCTCAGCCACCTCAGCCACCTCACCCACCATCCCCCACCCTCAGCCACCATCACCCACAATACCCCACCCTCAGCCACCATCACCCACAATACTCCACCCTCAGCCACCATCACCCACCATCACCCACCATCCCCCACCCTCAGCCACCCTCACCCACCCTCACCCACCCTCAGCCACCCTCAGCCACACTCACCGACCCTCAGCCCACCCTCACCCACCATCCCCACCCTGAGCCACCCTGACCCACCCTCACCCCACCCACAGCCACCCTCAGCCACCCTCAGCCACCATCCCCCACCCTCATCCACCATCACCCACCATCCCCACCCTCAGCCACTACCACCCATCATCCCCACCCTCAGCCACCATCCCCCACCCTGAGCCACCCTGACCCACCCTGACCCACCCTCACCCACCCACAGCCACCCTCAGCCACCCTCAGCCACCATCCCCCACCCTCATCCACCATCCCCCACCCACCATCCCACCCTCAGCCACCATCACCCACCCTCAGCCACCCTCAGCCACCCTCACCCACCATCCCCCACCCTCAGCCACCATCACCCACCCTCAGCCACCATcccccaccaccagccccctGACCCACCACCCTCACCCACCACAGCCACCAGCCACCCACCATCACCCCCATCCCCCACCCTCACCCACCATCACCCACCCTCAGCCACCCTCAGCCACCATCAGCCACCATCCCCCACCCTCAGCCACCATCCCCCACCCTGAGCCCAACAGCCTCAGCCACCATCACCCACCATCCCCCACCCTCAGCCAcctcccccacccaccacccccaccctcaGCCACCATCCCCCACCCTGAGCCACcatcccccacccaccaccacccccacccacaGCCACCCTCAGCCACCATCAGCCAccatccccccccccaccctcagCCACCATCCCCCACCATCagccaccacccccaccatcagCCACCATCATCTTGCACCCTCACCCACCATCCCCCACCCTCAGCCACCACCCCCACCCTCAGCCACCCATTCACCCACCATCAGCCACCATCCCCCACCCTCAGCcaccctcccaccccacccacccacaccacccCCCACCCTCAGCCACCATCCCCCACCATCAGCCACCATCCCCCACCatcccccacccaccacccaccatcaGCCACCATCCCCCACCCTCAGCCACCATCCCCCACCCTCAGCCACCATCAGCCACCATCAGCCACCATCCCCCACCATCAGCCACCATCCCCCACCATCAGCCACAACCCCCACCATCAGCCACCATCCCCCACCATCAGCCACCATCCCCCACCATCAGCCACCATCCCCCACCATCAGCCACCATCCCCCACCATCAGccaccatccccctccctcagccaccatcccccaccccccaccatcAGCCACCATCAGCCACCATCCCACCATCAGCCATCATCTTGCACCCTCAGCCACCATCCCCTCACCCTCAGCCACCACCCCCACCCTCAGCCACCATCCCCCACCATCAGCCACCATCCCCCACCATCAGCCACCACCCCCCACCATCAGCAACCACCCCCCACCTCAGCCACCATCCCCCCACCATCAGCCACCATCCCTCCACCATCAGCCACCACCCCCTCCCTCAGCCACCATCCCCCACCCTCAGCCACCATCCCCCCCACCCTCAGCCACCACCCCCCACCATCAGCCACCATCCCCCCCACCATCAGCCaccatcccccacccccaccctcagcCACCATCCCCCCACCATCAGCCACCATCCCTCCACCATCAGccaccatccccctccctcaGCCACCATCCCCCACCATCAGCCACCATCTTGCACCCTCAGCCACCATCCCCCACCATCAGCCACCATCCCCCACCATCagccaccacccccaccatcagccaccatccccctccctcaGCCACCATCCCCCACCCTCAGCCACCAGCCCCCACCCTCAGCCACCATCCCCCACCATCAGCCACCATCCCCCACTATCAGccaccatccccctccctcaGCCACCATCCCCCACCCTCAGCCACCACCCCCACCCTCAGCCACCATCCCCCACCATCAGCCACCACCCCCCACCATCAGCCACCACCCCCACCCTCAGCCACCATCCCCCACCATCAGCCACCATCAGCCCCTCTGCCCACAAATGAGAGTCGTGAGGACATGTCATACATCCTGTGGCATGTTGTCCATTTCCTTTGGTATCTATGGATGATTTATTCTCACGTGAAAACATTGTGTTTCTTTTTTATGTGGCACTCATAAATCTATCTATCACtctgaaggaaggagagggagggaggaaaaagagaggggagggagagccaaagagagagagagagatttgtgacctgttgtcccaagaaaaaggcaaccagtgaagaacaaacacactttaaatacaacccatatttatgtttatttactttccctttgtactttaaccatttgcacatcgttacaacactgtatatatacataatatgacctgtgaagtgtctttattcttttagaacttctgtgagtgtaatgtttgctgtacacacacagagagagagagagagagaaggaagattgTATcatcagagggagagatagagacgaaggaacttctgtgagtgtaatgtttactgttcatttgtattgtttatttcagtttTATGTATAATCTACATCAGTTGCttcggcaatgttaacatatgtttcccctgCCAATAAAGGCCCTTGAATTGAGATAAAGAGAGATTGATGGACTGTGACTCAAAGTCTGAAGCTCTTTCACCTTACCTTTAGTTCCGTATTGACTTTTTAGTCATTTTGATTTGGGTTTCCTCTCCCTGACAGCATCCTCTTCATCTAATGGTCACTAATCTTACGTTGAAGAGTAGGAGGATAATCCCTTGATATTTGCCATCTAATTCAACAGTGTTCTCAAGTCCAGGTGAACAAAAAAAGTTTTCTTTTGGAATgcgtccccaatggcaccctattccctttctagtgcactactt is part of the Oncorhynchus tshawytscha isolate Ot180627B linkage group LG18, Otsh_v2.0, whole genome shotgun sequence genome and encodes:
- the LOC112218018 gene encoding extensin-like, which gives rise to MEDPGTKFGKHWYRDRRDAFNVIRLQYHHPPPSPTLSHPHPPSPSHPHPPSPTLSHHHPPSPTLSHHPHLAHPHPPSATLSHLPSPTLTHPQPPSATLSHHPPPSSTITHHLHPQPPSPTLSHPQPPSPTYPHPPSPTHSHPQPPSATIPHPHPPSPTISTLSHHHPPSATLSHLSHLTHHPPPSATITHNTPPSATITHNTPPSATITHHHPPSPTLSHPHPPSPTLSHPQPHSPTLSPPSPTIPTLSHPDPPSPHPQPPSATLSHHPPPSSTITHHPHPQPLPPIIPTLTTLSHPQPPSPTLIHHPPPTIPPSATITHPQPPSATLTHHPPPSATITHPQPPSPTTSPLTHHPHPPQPPATHHHPHPPPSPTITHPQPPSATISHHPPPSATIPHPEPNSLSHHHPPSPTLSHLPHPPPPPSATIPHPEPPSPTHHHPHPQPPSATISHHPPPHPQPPSPTISHHPHHQPPSSCTLTHHPPPSATTPTLSHPFTHHQPPSPTLSHPPTPPTHTTPHPQPPSPTISHHPPPSPTHHPPSATIPHPQPPSPTLSHHQPPSATIPHHQPPSPTISHNPHHQPPSPTISHHPPPSATIPHHQPPSPTISHHPPPSATIPHPPPSATISHHPTISHHLAPSATIPSPSATTPTLSHHPPPSATIPHHQPPPPTISNHPPPQPPSPHHQPPSLHHQPPPPPSATIPHPQPPSPPPSATTPHHQPPSPPPSATIPHPHPQPPSPHHQPPSLHHQPPSPSLSHHPPPSATILHPQPPSPTISHHPPPSATTPTISHHPPPSATIPHPQPPAPTLSHHPPPSATIPHYQPPSPSLSHHPPPSATTPTLSHHPPPSATTPHHQPPPPPSATIPHHQPPSAPLPTNESREDMSYILWHVVHFLCILFI